A section of the Castanea sativa cultivar Marrone di Chiusa Pesio chromosome 12, ASM4071231v1 genome encodes:
- the LOC142618587 gene encoding brassinosteroid-responsive RING protein 1-like, protein MGLQSSTKYPNLTTSTSLNLLPCLVKHILILLLSYMLQLWKFLSFRHRNHADYQPENRPSPSLVPLPFHLIDESIKKQLPITEYGDLLKRRGANCSAEGLVCVVCLNNMEASDGIRELCNCSHVFHKECLDVWIGQGQVTCPLCRSKLSPNQKMVPGLGGDPWRLERLSYLFGDDYDMITF, encoded by the coding sequence ATGGGGTTGCAGAGTAGCACTAAATATCCAAACCTTACAACATCAACCTCTCTAAACCTTTTGCCATGCCTTGTAAAACACATTCTCATATTGCTACTCTCATACATGCTTCAACTTTGGAAATTCTTATCCTTTAGACATCGAAACCATGCTGATTATCAGCCAGAGAATCGACCATCTCCTTCATTGGTACCTCTCCCTTTCCACCTCATAGATGAATCAATCAAGAAGCAACTTCCAATAACAGAATATGGTGACTTGCTCAAAAGAAGAGGAGCTAACTGTAGTGCAGAGGGCTTGGTCTGTGTTGTGTGCTTGAATAACATGGAGGCAAGTGATGGGATTAGAGAGCTTTGCAATTGTTCTCATGTGTTCCACAAGGAGTGCCTAGATGTTTGGATTGGTCAGGGCCAGGTAACATGTCCTTTGTGTAGATCCAAGCTATCACCTAACCAAAAAATGGTGCCAGGGTTGGGAGGAGATCCATGGAGATTGGAGAGGTTGAGTTACTTGTTTGGTGATGATTATGACATGATaactttttga
- the LOC142620086 gene encoding uncharacterized protein LOC142620086 translates to MPRTAIKGQILADFVAEFTDGQAYPEDAVMSIMSIGTENITPWEVYTDGASNRKGAGVGVVLISPEKLVIEKSLRLGFPATNNEAEYEALLVGSQMVKHLGGKVVRVFCDSRLVVGQVNGEFEAKDERMKSYLKRVQGVLGLFDSFKVQQVPRGHNSHADSLAMLATSLGSKLPRMVMVEDLLSSSLTSIPAVRVHSIHVGPSWMDPIIAFLQHGILPEDRKMAESIRRSAPRYWLSEEKKLYRRSYAGPYLLCVHPEAVEPLLEELHEEMGIRNGYSTPYYPQGNGQAEATNKVILAGLKKRLDDAKGGWVEELPHVLWAYRTTPRRSIGETPFSMTYGMEAIIPLESGFPTLKTDHYDEASNHDLMNDCLNTIEESREIANVKMGNYQQKLKQTYDKGVRTRPLVPGDLVLRKVVGVAKNPAWGKLGPNWEGPYRITSVAGVGAYRLEDLDGRVIPRPWNQKT, encoded by the exons atgccccggACGGCTATCAAAGGGCAAATCCTTGCCGACTTCGTAGCCGAGTTCACGGACGGTCAAGCTTATCCCGAAGATGCCGTGATGTCAATAATGTCCATTGGAACGGAAAACATCACTCCATGGGAAGTCTACACGGATGGGGCGTCAAATCGAAAGGGAGCCGGGGTTGGAGTTGTGTTAATATCCCCCGAGAAACTAGTCATTGAAAAGTCATTGAGGTTGGGATTCCCAgcaactaataatgaggccgagtacgaggctctTTTAGTGGGCTCCCAGATGGTTAAACATTTGGGAGGAAAAGTAGTGAGGGTGTTCTGTGATTCCCGATTGGTGGTCGGGCAAGTTAATGGAGAGTTTGAGGCAAAAGATGAGCGGATGAAAAGTTATCTGAAGCGAGTCCAAggggtgttgggtttgtttgacaGTTTCAAGGTACAGCAAGTCCCAAGGGGACATAACTCTCATGCTGATTCATTAGCAATGTTAGCCACTTCGTTGGGATCGAAGTTACCGCGTATGGTTATGGTGGAGGATTTGCTGTCTTCTAGCTTAACCAGCATCCCGGCAGTACGGGTTCACAGCATTCATGTAGGCCCaagctggatggacccaattATAGCTTTCTTACAGCACGGGATACTACCTGAGGATAGAAAGATGGCCGAGTCGATACGAAGAAGCGCACCCCGTTACTGGCTATCGGAGGAGAAAAAACTCTATAGGCGTTCCTATGCAGGTCCATACCTCCTTTGCGTACATCCTGAAGCCGTAGAACCTTtgctggaagaattgcatgagg aaatgggaataagaaatggatattcCACACCGTactatccccaaggaaatggacaggccgaagcaacaaataaagtcaTCTTGGCAGGTTTGAAGAAACGATTGGATGACGCTAAAGGAGGCTGGGTAGAAGAATTACCTCATGTACTATGGGCTTATCGCACTACACCCCGAAGATCGATAGGCGAGactcccttttcaatgacgtatGGGATGGAAGCTATAATACCGTTAGAGtcaggttttcccaccctgaagaccgACCATTATGACGAGGCAAGTAATCATGATCTGATGAATGATTGTTTGAATACAATTGAGGAAAGTAGAGAAATAGCCAATGTGAAGATGGGCAactatcaacagaagctcaAGCAGACGTATGACAAGGGAGTTAGGACCAGGCCCTTGGTACCAGGAGATTTAGTACTAAGAAAGGTAGTGGGGGTAGCAAAGAATCCTGCCTGGGGAaagttgggtcctaactgggaggGGCCATATAGAATTACCTCAGTGGCAGGTGTAGGGGCTTATCGTTTAGAGGATCTGGATGGGAGGGTGATtcctcgcccttggaat CAAAaaacataa
- the LOC142620089 gene encoding uncharacterized protein LOC142620089, which produces MMMTIRIGGYDVKRVLVDDGSGAEIMYPNLFNGLKLKDEDLEKSDSPLVAFNGKQVIPRGMIRLPVQVEDAEVQVNFIVVRAYSPYTAILARPWLHAMEAVSSTLQVMVKYPIQGRVGILHSSQSVARQCLMSASIRTGQGSSTGVTTKAL; this is translated from the coding sequence ATGATGATGACTATTCGTATTGGGGGATATGACGTGAAAcgagtcttggtggatgatggaagtggtgcaGAAATTATGTATCCCAACTTGTTTAATGGTTTAAAGTTGAAAGATGAGGATTTGGAGAAGTCCGATTCCCCGTTAGTAGCTTTTAACGGGAAACAGGTGATTCCGCGGGGGATGATTAGGCTGCCTGTACAGGTTGAGGATGCAGAGGTCCAGGTTAACTTCATAGTGGTCAGGGCATATTCACCTTACACGGCCATTCTGGCTAGGCCTTGGCTCCATGCAATGGAGGCAGTTTCTTCAACTTTGCAAGTAATGGTGAAATATCCTATCCAAGGAAGGGTGGGAATATTACACAGCAGTcaatcggtagccaggcagtgtCTGATGTCTGCAAGTATTAGAACAGGGCAAGGTTCATCAACGGGGGTGACTACAAAAGCTTTATAG
- the LOC142620087 gene encoding uncharacterized protein LOC142620087, protein MAEVYLEGEESVSSRGGEVAASLQRDKGKGHTSGVVKAYDGDHRAEQRSLTEGHMSRDDVLRQMQSEIAYLRKRLDSKKRRRKDDASSSSDNSEANPGGIHPPMFEPTRSMTRASVSSGVRAKQLKVTKMPDTDGIYREDGSDAMGKALRQIAKSPFVTRINRAKLPRRFSQPLFTVYNGRTDPVEHVSHFCQKMAVYSNNEALMCRVFPSSLGPVAMRWFDALAEGSLRIPKPLDALLSMSMRDGETLKTYSDRYWETYNEIDGDVESVAVRTFKVGLPTEHGLRKSLTMKAAVDMRQLMDRIDKYKRVEEDQMQSKGKMKGYLERKDLRGEGFQGIRPKRDFTSHPRTAEAPLVNSLFKEPVHHILEKIRHEPYFRPPNKMSGDASTRNQNLHCHYHQDKGHTTEKCRTLRDHLNQLIRAGKINHLLAKPNENQEQLDTRKYWGQAPQPSLGTINVILTQPRGDFGKFPRVMTVQNKCGTEDVEENHQTNKRLRSSVALTLGFSDKDKEGTFQPHDDALVVMVRIGGYDVKRVLVDDGSGAKIMYPDLFNGLKLKEEDLEKYDHPLVGFDGNQVIPRGMIRLPVQVEGSEVQVNFIVVMAYSPYTAILARPWLHAMEAVSSTLHVMVKYPTGGSVGVLHGSQTVARQCLMSATIRTGRGSLEAEVPETS, encoded by the exons ATGGCGGAGGTGTATTTGGAAGGGGAAGAATCAGTAAGCTCACGAGGGGGGGAGGTAGCTGCTAGTCTCCAACGTGATAAAGGGAAAGGACATACTTcgggggtggtgaaggcataTGATGGCGATCATAGGGCTGAGCAACGATCGTTAACTGAGGGGCATATGTCTCGCGACGACGTGTTGCGACAGATGCAATCTGAGATAGCGTACTTACGCAAGCGTTTGGATAGTAAGAAGCGGAGACGCAAggatgatgctagctcttccagtgataATTCGGAAGCGAACCCAGGAGGAATTCATCCCCCAATGTTTGAGCCTACCAGAAGTATGACCCGTGCTAGTGTGTCTTCGGGTGTTAGGGCAAAGCAGCTGAAAGTGACGAAGATGCCCGATACTGATGGAATATATCGCGAGGACGGgagtgatgcaatgggtaaagccctGAGACAAATTGCCAAATCCCCTTTTGTGACAAGGATAAACAGAGCAAAGCTACCTCGTAGGTTTTCCCAACCCCTTTTTACTGTGTATAATGGAAGGACTGACCCTGTAGAGCATGTTAGTCATTTTTGTCAGAAGATGGCCGTTTATTCGAATAATGAGGCATTGATGTGTAGAGTCTTTCCCTCCAGCCTGGGGCCcgtggctatgaggtggtttgatgctttggcagAGGGTTCCCTGAG gattccaaaacctttggaTGCTCTACTGTCTATGTCTATGAGGGACGGTGAAACACTCAAAACTTATTCTGACCGGTACTGGGAAACGTATAATGAAATCGACGGGGATGTGGAGAGTGTAGCTGTGAGAACTTTCAAGGTAGGTCTTCCCACGGAACATGGgttaaggaagtctttgacaatgaaggcTGCGGTAGACATGCGTCAGCTTATGGACCGGATAGATAAATATAAGCGGGTGGAAGAGGATCAGATGCAAAGCAAAGGCAAAATGAAAGGGTATCTAGAGAGGAAAGATCTTCGGGGGGAAGGGTTTCAAGGTATTAGGCCTAAGCGAGACTTTACAAGCCATCCGAGGACCGCCGAGGCTCCTCTAGTTAACTCACTATTTAAGGAGCCTGTGCATCACATACTGGAGAAAATTCGGCATGAGCCCTATTTTAGGCCACCAaacaaaatgagtggagatgcatctACGAGGAACCAAAACCTCCACTGCCACTACCACCAGGACAAGGGACACACCACGGAGAAATGCCGGACGTTACGTGACCATTTAAATCAATTGATTAGGGCCGGGAAGATCAATCACTTGTTGGCAAAGCCGAATGAGAATCAGGAACAACTAGATACTCGGAAATATTGGGGTCAGGCCCCTCAACCATCTTTAGGCACTATTAACGTTATCTTAACCCAGCCAAGAGGAGACTTTGGGAAATTTCCTCGGGTTATGACCGTTCAAAACAAATGTGGGACTGAAGACGTGGAAGAGaatcatcaaacaaacaaaagactCAGATCCTCGGTGGCGCTTACTTTGGGTTTTTCTGATAAGGATAAAGAGGGAACAtttcaaccccatgatgatgccttggtggtcATGGTTCGTATTGGGGGATATGATGTGAAACGTGTattggtggatgatggaagtggtgccAAGATTATGTATCCGGACCTGTTCAATGGGCTAAAGTTGAAAGAGGAAGACTTGGAAAAATATGACCATCCCTTGGTTGGTTTTGACGGAAACCAGGTGATCCCACGAGGTATGATTAGGCTGCCCGTGCAGGTGGAGGGTTCTGAGGTACAGGTaaacttcatagttgttatggcatattctccatacacggccattttGGCTAGACCCTGGTTGCATGCAATGGAGGCAGTTTCATCAACTTTACATGTGATGGTGAAGTACCCTACAGGGGGAAGCGTGGGAGTGTTACATGGCAGTCAAACGGTGGCTAGGCAATGTCTAATGTCTGCCACTATTCGCACAGGACGGGGTTCGTTGGAGGCAGAAGTTCCTGAgacatcatag
- the LOC142621088 gene encoding E3 ubiquitin-protein ligase RHA1B-like, with product MGLSSVSVCNKLPKLTTLTSQNHLLGLVKDILILLLSYLPQLWKFLSFRHRNHDDDQPEDRPSPSLVSVPFHLIDESIKKQLPITEYGDLLKRRGACSAEDLVCVMCLNNMEASDGVRELCNCSHVFHKECLDVWIGQGQVTCPLCRSKLSPSQRDEPGLGGDPWRLERLSYLFGEDYDMVTF from the coding sequence ATGGGTTTGTCTAGTGTAAGTGTTTGCAATAAACTTCCAAAGCTTACTACATTAACCTCTCAAAACCATTTGCTAGGCCTTGTAAAAGACATTCTCATATTGCTACTCTCGTACCTGCCTCAGCTTTGGAAATTCTTATCCTTTAGACACCGAAATCATGATGATGATCAGCCCGAGGATCGGCCATCTCCTTCGTTGGTCTCTGTCCCTTTCCACCTCATAGATGAATCAATCAAGAAGCAACTTCCAATAACAGAATATGGTGACTTGCTCAAAAGAAGAGGAGCTTGTAGTGCTGAAGACTTGGTCTGTGTTATGTGCTTGAATAACATGGAGGCAAGTGATGGGGTTAGAGAGCTTTGCAATTGTTCTCATGTGTTCCACAAGGAGTGCTTAGATGTTTGGATTGGTCAGGGCCAGGTAACATGTCCTTTGTGTAGATCCAAGCTATCACCTAGCCAAAGAGATGAGCCAGGCTTGGGAGGCGATCCATGGAGATTGGAGAGGTTGAGTTACTTGTTTGGTGAGGATTATGATATGGTTACTTTTTGA
- the LOC142620088 gene encoding uncharacterized protein LOC142620088, with product MAMRWFDALAEGSLKSFEELTRAFGALFITCSRIPKPLDALLSMAMREGETLKTYSDRYWEMYNEIDGDVENVAVRTFQVGLPMEHGLRKSLTMKAAVDIRQLMDRIDKYKRVEDDQIQSKGKAKLYQERKDLRGMVYQGSRPRRDFPSRPLPAETPLVNSLFKEPIHQILEKIRDEPYFRQPNKMSGDASLRNQNLHCHYHQDKGHTTEECRTLRDHLNQLAKAGKLNHFLSRPDGQVGHQGTQIYCGNIPRPALGTINVIMEQSRREAEDPSRIMSVHSSFGNEVMKGSNQLAKRMRFLATPVLGFSEEDKEGTC from the coding sequence ATGGCCATGCgatggtttgatgctttggcgGAAGGTTCCCTAAAGTCCTTTGAAGAGTTGACGAGGGCATTCGGGGCTCTGTTCATAACCTGTAGTAGGATCCCAAAACCCTTGGATGCATTactatctatggccatgagggaaggagaaacgCTCAAAACTTATTCCGATCGGTATTGggaaatgtataatgaaattgacgGAGATGTTGAAAATGTGGCTGTAAGAACTTTTCAGGTGGGGCTCCCCATGGAGCACGgattgaggaagtccttgacaatGAAGGCAGCTGTAGACATACGCCAGCTTATGGACCGTATAGACAAATATAAACGGGTTGAGGACGATCAGAttcaaagcaaaggaaaagcGAAGCTATATCAGGAAAGGAAAGATCTTCGAGGAATGGTGTATCAAGGCAGTCGGCCTAGGCGAGATTTTCCAAGTCGTCCATTGCCAGCTGAAACTCCTTTGGTTAATTCACTGTTCAAGGAGCCTATACAtcaaatattggagaaaatacGAGACGAACCATACTTTAGACAACCTAACAAGATGAGTGGCGATGCATCTTTGAGgaatcaaaatcttcattgtcATTATCATCAAGACAAGGGACATACCACAGAAGAGTGTCGGACATTGCGTGACCATTTGAACCAATTAGCCAAGGCAGGAAAGCTCAATCATTTCTTGTCTAGGCCAGACGGGCAAGTTGGACATCAAGGTACACAAATATATTGTGGAAATATTCCTCGGCCAGCATTAGGCACCATTAATGTCATTATGGAGCAGTCGAGAAGAGAAGCCGAGGATCCTTCTCGGATCATGTCCGTGCATAGTAGTTTTGGGAATGAAGTTATGAAGGGAAGCAACCAACTGGCTAAAAGAATGAGGTTCTTGGCAACGCCAGTGTTGGGTTTTTCTGAGGAAGATAAGGAAGGAACGTGTTAA